The genome window GCTCAGGGTGCCGATATTCGGCAAGCCTTGCAGCACGGTGGGAAGTTCTGCCTTGCCCGCCAGGCTCGTATGGTTGAAATTCGCCGCCGCCGTCCAGCGCAGCTTGCCGTCGGCCACGCGCAGCACATCTTCCGCCGTGAAATCGATGCCGCGCGTGCGCGTGTCGCCCACGTTGGCAAAGTAATGCGCGACGAGGCCATTGCCCACCGTCAAGCCCGCCGAACGCAGCAGGTTTTCAATGATGGTCGCTTGCGCCGCCGTCAACGGCCGGCCGCTGCCGTCGAGCGCCACGCCCGAGCTGCGGTCGATGCCGATGTTCGACGACACGCCCAGGCGGTCGCTGACCTTGATTTGATACGCATCAACGGCCAGGCGCAGGGTGGACGTAGGATTGAAGGTCAGCCCGGCCGACAGGTTCGTCGATTTTTCCGGTTTCAACGCTTGCGCGCCCAGCGCCCGCGCGGCAACGGAATTGGGCTGCGCCAGGGTGTAGGGCACGCCCGCATGATCAGACGTGTTCGAATACGATTGCGTCACCAGGCTGGGGGCGTGAAAACCGTTGCTGACGGTGCCGCGCACGGCCACGGCGGGCGTGACGTCATAACGGGCGGACAAACGGCCCGTCGTCTTGCTGCCGAAATCGGAATATTTCTCGGCACGCAAGGCCGTGTCGAGCAGCCATTGCGGCGTCAGTTTGGCGCCCAGGCCGATATACGCCGCATAGCTGTGGCGCGCCGTGTCGGACGCATCGACGGGTAAATAACCGGCCAGCGCCGACGAACCGCTGCCCTGCCAGGAAGCGGGTTCGCCCGGGCTGCGCTGCTGCGTTTCATGCGAATACTCGAGGCCGACGCTGAGGTCGGCCAGTTCGCTCAATCCCAGTGGCACGGAGCGACGCGCGTCCGCATTTGTCGTCGAACGGCTGTAGCGCTGGTTGCCAATATCAAAATCGGTCTTGCCACCCGGATAAGCCAGCGAGTAATTGGCCGAGTGCTCCACGCCCACGTCGATATCGTCGCGGCCGTAGGTGCTGCTGACATCCCAGCTCCAGCCCGCCGTCTCGCCCTTGATGCCGCCCGTCAAGGAAAAGTCGTTTTCGCTCGTCGTTTCATACGGCGTGAAGCCGTCGGGATACACGGACAGCAAGCCCTTGTTGTTATTGAAAATGGTATTGGGCAGGCGGAAATTCTGCGCCGAGCGGGCATTGCGGTGGGCATACGTGCCGAAGCCGTACAGTTGCACCTCGTTCGACACGTCATAGCCGAGGTTGGCGCTGAGCGAGGCGGTCGTGCTTTGCGGCACGCCCGTATTGCGCCAGGGATTACTGTTGCGGTTCGCTTCGGCCGGGTTCGGCGAGGCACCGGCCGGCAAGCTGTTGTTCGGCCCCAATTTGACCAGCTGGCCATCGCTGTTGCGCACGGCCGGATACGACAAATAGCCGGGATTCAGGCCGAAATTGCGCACGGCGATGCCCTGGCGCTGGACTTCGGCGCCGAAGTGGGCAAAGCCGTGTTCGCCCAGTCGCGTGCCGCCATCGATGCGCGCGGAGCCGTTCGTGCCGTCGCCCGCGTAGGTGGAACCGAGCTGCGTGCTGAAGCTGCCCTTGTCATCGGATTTCAGGATGATGTTGATGACGCCGGCGATGGCGTCCGAGCCGTAGATGGCCGAGGCGCCATCGCGCAGGATTTCCACGCGGGCAATGGCCCCCGTGGGGATCAGGGCCAGGTCGGTGGCGACGGAACCGGGAAAGCCATCCTCATTGACGATGGCCGTCGTATGCCGGCGTTTGCCGTTGACCAGCACCAAGGTATGCGAGGGATCGAGGTTGCGCAGCTGCCCGGCGCGCACGATGCTGCCCAGGTCGGGCTGCACGCGGGCCGGCAAGTTAAACGATGGCAAGGCCGTGTCCAGCGCATCGAGCAAGTTCAACTTGCCTGTGGCCAGCAATTGCTGTGCGCTGATCACGTCGATCGGCGCGGCGCTGTTGGCCACCGTGCGGCCCGTGCCGCGCGCGCCCGTGACGATGACGGCGTCCAGCGGTGCGGCGGCCAGCGCGGCTTGCGCATGCGCCGCGCCAGGCGCCGCCAGCACGAGCACGGCTAACGAAACGGCGTGCGCCAGTTGCCGCCGGCGCGGGGCGGGTTCTTGCTTGTGCATCAATTCCAGCATACGAAAACATCCTTTCAAAGTCGTCAACACAGTAGTTGCAGACTAAAGGATGGACAAACAAACAAGAACGAATGGTTTCGTATTTAGATATTTCGTTTTGGCAACGAACAACAGTGGCGCGACAGCTCAGGGATTCGCTGGAGCCGTCGCCAGGCTCTGGTCGAGCCGCTTCCAGTAATCGCGTTCCAGCCTGGCCGTGTCGATATCGCGCGCCGCCTCGTTGAAGCGCCTTTGCTGCACCGCGCCGTCTGCGGTGCGCTGAAAGCACACGTGCACGGGGCGCTCCTTGAAGACGGTATCGATGATGGCGATGCGCTCACGCTCGGCCTTGCTGAAGTTGCGCCCCATCAGCAAGTGCTGCAGCACGTGGCGCTCGATGACGATCACGCGGTAGCGCTTGATGAACAGTTTCTTCAGATTCGTCGCGTCGTTCAAGCCCTCTTCCGTCTTCAGTTCGCCGCGCGCCACCATGCCATCGAACTGCTCGCCATTCGAATAACCGGCCACGGTGCCGATGCGCAGCTGGCCCAGTTCGGCCAGGGTGGTGCCGGGCACGCCATCTTCTTTCAGATACGCGAGCACGCCTTGCGTATTGCCAACTGGAACAGAAAAGTGACAGAGTTTTTCCCGTTCGGGCGTGCGCCAGACGGCCAGAAACCCGGCGTAGCGGGGACTGGCCAGGCCGAACTGCATGGCGCGCTTCCAGGGAAAATATTCATACCTGACTGTATAGCCGAGACGCTCGAAGACGGCGCTGACCATGGCGCCCGACATGCCATCGGCAGGCAGACTATGGGAAATGAAGGGCGGCCAGTCTTCCGCCGCGAAACGGACGATGCGCGAACTGGCAGCGCCGGGCGCCGCCATGGGAGATCCTGCCTGCCCGTGCTCAAGGGCAAGCGCAGAGTGCATGAATAAACAGAAGGGCAAACCAACTGTCCGGAGGAAACGCATGTTTTGCTCCTATGGCCTGGCGCGCCTTGCAATGCAGGCGCGGCAACAGGACTGGCGGTCGGCTTTTTTTGATCACTGGCTTGATAAAAACCATGCTCCCATAAAAAAAAGAATTTTCAAAGTTGTTTATTTTCACTTTGACATTCCCACCGGAAATAAAATACGATTGCGGCGCACCTGCAACAGGCCTGCCATGGGCGTGCTATCCCCTTTCACGACACAGGTTTTTACTTGTGCGCGCGCCGGATGGCCGATAATGGCGTTTTACCGTGGAAGATGACCGTGCCGCACCCTGCCCCTCCCTTACTTGCCGACCAGATCGAAGACTTGCTGCCGCAAACGCAATGCACCAAATGCGGCTACAACGGCTGCCGCCCGTATGCGGAAGCGATTGCCGCCGGCAGCGCCGACATCAACCAGTGCCCACCGGGCGGCGCGCAGGGTATCGTGCGCCTGGCCGGCTTGCTGGGCAAAAAAGTCATTCCGCTCAATCCCGTCAACGGCCTCGAACGTCCGCGATCTGTCGCCTATATCGACGAATCGCTGTGTATCGGCTGTACCCTGTGCATCCAGGCCTGTCCCGTCGACGCCATCGTCGGCGCCGCCAAGCAGATGCATACGGTGGTGACCGATCTGTGCACGGGTTGCGACCTGTGCGTGGCACCGTGCCCCGTCGACTGCATCGTCATGTACCCGGTCAGCGGCGACGCCACGGGCTGGGATGCCTGGAGCCAGGCGGAAGCGGACGACGCGCGCGCGCGCCACGATTTCCGCACACAGCGGCTGCGCCGCGAAGCCGAGGCCAACGAGGCGCGTCTGGCCGCCAAGGCCGTCGCCAAGATGCAGGAAGTGACGCAGGAAGTGCCCGTCACGCCCGACGAACAGGCGGAAAAGGAACGCAAGCGCGCCATCATCGCCGCCGCCATGGAACGCGCGCGCGCCAAGGCCGCCGCCAGCGCCGCCACCCAGACCGAACCGCCCGCCCCCAACACGCCGAAAAAAGACGCATGAACGCTGCCAAACGCCTGGAAATCTTTACGCGCTTTCGCGCCGCCAATCCCTCCCCGAAAACGGAACTCGAATACACGACGCCGTTCGAACTGCTGATCGCCGTGCTGCTGTCGGCGCAGGCGACGGACGTGTCCGTCAACAAGGCGACCCGTTTGCTGTATCCGGTCGCCAATACCCCGGCCAAGATACTGGCGCTGGGCGTCGACGAGCTGGCCAGCTACATCCGCACCATCGGCCTGTTCCGCACCAAGGCGAAGAACGTCATCGCCACCTGCCAGATCCTGCTGGAGCAGCACGGCGGCGAAGTACCGCGCGACCGCGCCTCGCTGGAAGCCTTGCCCGGCGTGGGCCGCAAGACGGCGAATGTGGTCATGAACACGGCGTTTGGCGAACCGACCATGGCGGTCGACACGCATATCTTCCGCGTCTCGAACCGCACCGGCATTGCGCCGGGCAAGAATGTCGATATCGTCGAGCAAAAACTGTTGAAATTCATACCCAAGGAATTCCTGCACGACGCCCACCACTGGCTCATCTTGCACGGCCGCTACACCTGCACGGCGCGCAAGCCGCAATGCTGGAACTGCATGATTGCCGACCTGTGCGATTACAAGGACAAGTCGCCGATGCCGGCCTTGGTATAGGCAACGGCCCGAATGGGCCGATGGAGTCGCTGCGTAGGTCGGATTAGGCGCAAGGCGCCGTAATCCGACAACATTGTTGGCGATGGAGGTGTCGGATTACGGCCCTTCGGGCCTCGGCGGCCCCACCTAATCCGACCTACACCAACACCATATTGTCGCGATGAATCAGCTCATGGCCTTCCATGTAGCCGAGAATGGACTCGATCTCGGTGGAAGGCTTGCGCATGATGCGGCGCGCTTCGCCGCTCGTGTAGTTCGACAGGCCGCGCGCCACAGGCACGCCATCCACGTCGACGCAGGTGATGACGGCGCCGCGGCCGAATTCGCCATTTACACCCGTCACACCGATCGGCAGCAAGGACTTGCCTTCCTGGCGCAGCTTTTGCACGGCGCCCGCGTCCAGCACGACGGCGCCGGCCGTGTGCAGATGATCGGCCATCCACTGCTTGCGCGCTGT of Janthinobacterium sp. PAMC25594 contains these proteins:
- a CDS encoding TonB-dependent siderophore receptor produces the protein MHKQEPAPRRRQLAHAVSLAVLVLAAPGAAHAQAALAAAPLDAVIVTGARGTGRTVANSAAPIDVISAQQLLATGKLNLLDALDTALPSFNLPARVQPDLGSIVRAGQLRNLDPSHTLVLVNGKRRHTTAIVNEDGFPGSVATDLALIPTGAIARVEILRDGASAIYGSDAIAGVINIILKSDDKGSFSTQLGSTYAGDGTNGSARIDGGTRLGEHGFAHFGAEVQRQGIAVRNFGLNPGYLSYPAVRNSDGQLVKLGPNNSLPAGASPNPAEANRNSNPWRNTGVPQSTTASLSANLGYDVSNEVQLYGFGTYAHRNARSAQNFRLPNTIFNNNKGLLSVYPDGFTPYETTSENDFSLTGGIKGETAGWSWDVSSTYGRDDIDVGVEHSANYSLAYPGGKTDFDIGNQRYSRSTTNADARRSVPLGLSELADLSVGLEYSHETQQRSPGEPASWQGSGSSALAGYLPVDASDTARHSYAAYIGLGAKLTPQWLLDTALRAEKYSDFGSKTTGRLSARYDVTPAVAVRGTVSNGFHAPSLVTQSYSNTSDHAGVPYTLAQPNSVAARALGAQALKPEKSTNLSAGLTFNPTSTLRLAVDAYQIKVSDRLGVSSNIGIDRSSGVALDGSGRPLTAAQATIIENLLRSAGLTVGNGLVAHYFANVGDTRTRGIDFTAEDVLRVADGKLRWTAAANFNHTSLAGKAELPTVLQGLPNIGTLSKSAEYDLLYRAPRDKEIVTLAYERAGWTFNVRETRYGKLKRLNAITGGDYQLKAAFVTDLSIGYDVSKRINVTVGANNVFDQKPNQVPREARSAANLAQYTGAYDNSGPLGVLGGYYYARATVQF
- a CDS encoding ABC transporter substrate-binding protein; protein product: MAAPGAASSRIVRFAAEDWPPFISHSLPADGMSGAMVSAVFERLGYTVRYEYFPWKRAMQFGLASPRYAGFLAVWRTPEREKLCHFSVPVGNTQGVLAYLKEDGVPGTTLAELGQLRIGTVAGYSNGEQFDGMVARGELKTEEGLNDATNLKKLFIKRYRVIVIERHVLQHLLMGRNFSKAERERIAIIDTVFKERPVHVCFQRTADGAVQQRRFNEAARDIDTARLERDYWKRLDQSLATAPANP
- the rsxB gene encoding electron transport complex subunit RsxB — translated: MTVPHPAPPLLADQIEDLLPQTQCTKCGYNGCRPYAEAIAAGSADINQCPPGGAQGIVRLAGLLGKKVIPLNPVNGLERPRSVAYIDESLCIGCTLCIQACPVDAIVGAAKQMHTVVTDLCTGCDLCVAPCPVDCIVMYPVSGDATGWDAWSQAEADDARARHDFRTQRLRREAEANEARLAAKAVAKMQEVTQEVPVTPDEQAEKERKRAIIAAAMERARAKAAASAATQTEPPAPNTPKKDA
- the nth gene encoding endonuclease III; the encoded protein is MNAAKRLEIFTRFRAANPSPKTELEYTTPFELLIAVLLSAQATDVSVNKATRLLYPVANTPAKILALGVDELASYIRTIGLFRTKAKNVIATCQILLEQHGGEVPRDRASLEALPGVGRKTANVVMNTAFGEPTMAVDTHIFRVSNRTGIAPGKNVDIVEQKLLKFIPKEFLHDAHHWLILHGRYTCTARKPQCWNCMIADLCDYKDKSPMPALV